In the Hordeum vulgare subsp. vulgare chromosome 7H, MorexV3_pseudomolecules_assembly, whole genome shotgun sequence genome, one interval contains:
- the LOC123412053 gene encoding acyl transferase 7-like — translation MRSTGPAATATVTRVAQRVVAPSAPTPGGELPLSWLDRYPTQRALIESLHVFKGRAVDEAAESPVKAIERALAAALVSYYPIAGRLALSDGGELVVDCTGEGVWFVEATASCTLEEVDYLEYPLMVPKDELLPHPTYPASDPLAEDSVILLVQVTQFACGGFVVGFRFSHAVADGPGAAQFMSAMGEIARGRAAPSLTPAWGRDAIPSPPAASVGPLPVPTELRLQYLAMDISTDYIDHFKARFLEQTGHRCSAFEVLIAKAWQARTRAAGFARGSPVHVCFAMNARPALRPRALPDGFYGNCYYIMRVSAPAEAVSDAPLNDVVRLIREGKKRLPSEFARWSRGEMGDGGDPYRITSDYRTLLVSDWSRLGFAEVDYGWGAPVHVVPLTNLDYIATCILVRPSAHKPGARLITQCVGADGVDAFHRDMMRLD, via the exons ATGCGGAGCACGGGCCCGGCAGCTACCGCTACGGTGACGCGGGTGGCGCAGAGGGTGGTGGCCCCGTCGGCGCCCACGCCCGGCGGCGAGCTCCCGCTGTCCTGGCTCGACCGCTACCCCACGCAGCGTGCGCTCATCGAGTCCCTCCACGTCTTCAAGGGCCGCGCCGTCGACGAGGCCGCCGAGTCCCCTGTCAAGGCCATCGAGCGCGCCCTGGCCGCTGCGCTCGTCAGCTACTACCCCATCGCCGGCCGGCTCGCGCTGTCCGACGGCGGCGAGCTGGTCGTGGACTGTACCGGCGAGGGCGTGTGGTTCGTGGAGGCCACCGCGAGCTGCACCCTCGAGGAGGTGGACTACCTCGAGTACCCGCTCATGGTGCCCAAGGACGAGCTCCTGCCGCACCCCACCTACCCCGCCTCCGACCCCCTCGCCGAGGACTCCGTAATCCTTCTAGTGCAG GTCACGCAGTTCGCGTGCGGCGGCTTCGTGGTCGGATTCCGGTTCAGCCACGCCGTCGCGGACGGCCCCGGCGCGGCACAGTTCATGTCGGCGATGGGCGAGATCGCGCGCGGGCGCGCCGCGCCGTCGCTGACGCCAGCGTGGGGCCGCGACGCGATCCCGAGCCCGCCGGCCGCGTCCGTGGGGCCGCTCCCGGTCCCGACTGAGCTCCGGCTGCAGTACCTGGCcatggacatctccaccgactacATCGACCACTTCAAGGCCCGGTTCCTGGAGCAGACGGGGCACCGGTGCAGCGCGTTCGAGGTGCTGATCGCCAAGGCGTGGCAGGCCCGCACCCGCGCCGCCGGGTTCGCGAGGGGCTCCCCCGTGCACGTGTGCTTCGCCATGAACGCGCGGCCGGCGCTCCGCCCCCGCGCGCTGCCCGACGGGTTCTACGGCAACTGCTACTATATCATGCGCGTGTCGGCGCCGGCCGAGGCCGTGTCGGACGCGCCGCTGAACGACGTGGTCCGGCTGATCCGCGAGGGCAAGAAGCGGCTGCCGTCCGAGTTCGCGCGGTGGAGCCGCGGCGAGATGGGCGACGGCGGGGACCCGTACCGCATCACGTCGGACTACCGGACGCTGCTGGTGTCGGACTGGTCGCGGCTCGGGTTCGCGGAGGTGGACTACGGGTGGGGCGCCCCCGTGCACGTCGTGCCCCTCACCAACCTGGACTACATCGCGACGTGCATCCTCGTCCGCCCCTCCGCGCACAAGCCCGGCGCGCGCCTCATCACCCAGTGCGTCGGCGCCGACGGCGTCGACGCCTTCCACCGCGACATGATGCGCCTCGACTGA